One window of Phycisphaeraceae bacterium genomic DNA carries:
- a CDS encoding exo-alpha-sialidase — MTKRLPNSPAPVATGPRCVVADNSDLVCSYMVQSKIGINDFVPTISRSSDGGHTWSEQGPIWPEITKDFSFFVNISRSASGELFLFGSRSKIDTPGESFWSDATQGLKQTQMIWASSTDHGRTWSKPHLIPQLLAGSHEAPGPLAITRNGNWIGPYSPYNTFDPGEKVDREHVVALTSSDRGRTWNARSMIRFEQKPSGGAESWCIELSDGRLLATSWHLDHTPGDQKTEFPNKYSLSHDGGMTWSKAASTGTMGHTTALAALPDGKALFVNVRRKPASDVGIWLVICQPTDTDFGILHNQLVWTANKATQQDKAPEHFNWTSFNFGEPCVTVLRDGTLQLFYWFIAETHSGIGWVKLKMVEGRE; from the coding sequence GTGACCAAGCGTTTGCCTAACTCACCCGCACCGGTCGCTACCGGCCCGCGCTGCGTCGTCGCGGACAACAGCGATCTGGTCTGCTCCTATATGGTTCAGAGCAAAATCGGCATCAACGACTTCGTCCCCACTATTTCCCGATCCAGCGACGGTGGACATACGTGGAGTGAACAAGGCCCGATCTGGCCAGAGATTACCAAAGACTTTTCGTTTTTCGTCAACATCAGTCGTTCGGCCAGCGGCGAGCTTTTCCTCTTCGGTTCGCGAAGCAAAATCGACACCCCCGGTGAATCATTCTGGTCTGATGCGACACAAGGCCTCAAACAGACGCAGATGATCTGGGCAAGCTCGACGGATCACGGTCGTACATGGTCGAAGCCACATCTGATCCCACAGCTCCTGGCCGGCTCACACGAAGCACCCGGACCACTGGCCATCACACGCAATGGAAACTGGATCGGACCTTACTCACCCTACAACACCTTTGACCCCGGTGAAAAGGTTGACCGCGAACACGTCGTGGCGTTAACCAGCAGTGATCGCGGCAGAACATGGAATGCTCGGTCGATGATCCGTTTCGAGCAAAAGCCTTCCGGCGGAGCGGAGTCCTGGTGTATCGAGCTCTCTGATGGCAGGCTCCTGGCTACTTCGTGGCATCTCGATCACACGCCGGGCGATCAAAAGACGGAGTTCCCCAACAAGTACTCTCTCTCACACGATGGCGGCATGACCTGGAGCAAGGCAGCCTCAACGGGAACGATGGGTCATACGACCGCGTTGGCAGCCCTGCCTGACGGCAAAGCTTTGTTTGTGAACGTCCGCCGTAAACCCGCCAGTGATGTGGGTATCTGGTTGGTGATCTGCCAGCCGACGGATACAGATTTCGGAATACTGCACAATCAACTCGTCTGGACTGCTAACAAAGCAACGCAGCAGGATAAGGCTCCAGAGCATTTCAATTGGACGAGTTTTAACTTCGGCGAGCCATGCGTAACCGTACTGCGCGATGGCACGCTCCAATTGTTCTATTGGTTTATCGCGGAAACACACTCAGGGATCGGGTGGGTGAAACTCAAGATGGTTGAAGGCCGCGAATGA
- a CDS encoding MOSC domain-containing protein, protein MATIVSLNVSAGGVPKRPIPEARVTGSGMEGDQQAHRDVHGGPDRALCIFAIEEIEAMQAQGHPIMPGSIGENVTVRGLDWKTIEPGMRLRLGEVEVYITKYTTPCKFIRESFADLNPLRVSQDYFPGSSRVYARVMKSGTVRVGDQVEVLSQ, encoded by the coding sequence ATGGCCACGATTGTTTCGCTCAATGTCTCAGCTGGCGGTGTACCCAAGCGACCGATACCCGAAGCGAGAGTTACCGGGAGCGGCATGGAAGGGGATCAACAGGCTCACCGTGATGTCCATGGTGGACCTGATCGCGCACTGTGTATCTTTGCCATCGAAGAGATCGAAGCAATGCAGGCACAGGGACACCCGATCATGCCCGGCAGTATTGGTGAGAATGTCACGGTGCGCGGCTTGGACTGGAAAACCATCGAACCGGGCATGCGCCTGCGATTGGGTGAAGTGGAGGTGTATATCACCAAGTACACCACGCCATGCAAATTTATTCGCGAGTCGTTTGCTGACCTCAATCCCTTGCGCGTATCACAGGACTATTTCCCTGGCAGCAGCCGTGTCTATGCACGCGTGATGAAATCTGGAACGGTGCGTGTCGGCGATCAAGTGGAAGTCCTCTCGCAGTGA
- a CDS encoding ABC transporter permease, with translation MRCRTAWQSIDLERLWRFRDLLWILALRDIQVRYKQTILGAAWAILQPLVTMIVLTTFFGRFLGVADKTDGIPYPIFLYAGLLPWTLFTSAVTASSQSLVGNANLLRKVYFPRLLLPAASIGASLIDYAFSFLVLLAMMAWYQIGLTASILLLPLLVLNTIVAALGVGVLLAALTVSYRDFRFVVPFLLQIWFFVTPVVYPVNVLPSWLRELLALNPMQGTIEAFRAVVLGRSIDVPLWSVAAATSILCLMAGVAYFARTERRFADVV, from the coding sequence TTGCGCTGTCGCACTGCGTGGCAAAGCATCGATCTGGAGCGGCTGTGGCGTTTTCGCGATCTGCTTTGGATCCTCGCACTGCGCGATATCCAGGTGCGCTACAAGCAGACGATCCTCGGTGCAGCATGGGCGATTCTGCAACCGCTGGTCACGATGATCGTGCTCACTACCTTTTTCGGTCGCTTTCTCGGAGTTGCGGACAAAACCGATGGCATCCCCTACCCCATCTTTCTTTATGCGGGTCTCCTGCCCTGGACACTTTTTACCTCGGCTGTCACCGCATCGAGCCAAAGCCTGGTCGGTAACGCCAATCTACTACGCAAGGTTTACTTTCCACGATTGTTATTGCCGGCCGCTTCGATCGGCGCTTCACTGATTGATTATGCGTTCTCTTTTCTCGTTCTACTGGCCATGATGGCGTGGTATCAGATCGGCCTGACAGCTTCAATCCTCCTGCTGCCTCTGCTGGTTCTTAACACGATCGTAGCGGCACTGGGCGTCGGCGTGCTGCTGGCAGCCCTAACCGTCTCCTACCGCGACTTCCGTTTCGTAGTGCCCTTTCTGTTACAGATCTGGTTCTTCGTCACTCCGGTCGTCTATCCCGTGAACGTGCTGCCTAGCTGGTTGCGCGAATTGCTGGCACTTAATCCGATGCAGGGAACGATCGAAGCCTTCCGTGCTGTTGTGCTAGGCAGGTCTATCGACGTCCCGCTGTGGAGTGTCGCTGCGGCGACTTCGATTCTCTGTCTGATGGCTGGAGTTGCGTACTTCGCTCGGACAGAGCGGAGGTTCGCGGATGTCGTGTGA
- the dprA gene encoding DNA-protecting protein DprA, with amino-acid sequence MELSDRDALLMLTMVSGLAPLPTRRALEAMGSAQAVLSARPGQLAEAAMIKHSAAQRITDQIRELMTDGSLDREKELVEQRNVKLITLDDENYPRLLRHIPDPPPVLFVRGRFDPTDALALAVVGSRRCSQYGREQADRLSSLCVSAGLCIVSGGAYGVDAAAHRAALRAGGRTIAVIGSGLANPYPAEHSELFDEIASADGVHGAVVSELPMTAPPMKENFPARNRIISGLSLGVLVVEASLRSGALITARMASEDHNREVMALPGRVDSPTAAGCHKLIREGWATLVTCAADILDALGPAGQTLKGAVSAQSPESQSETLFTQNLTESQRLVIDALAEPRDMDEIVIHTGLPVAKLQADLTMLQIRSLVTREGGRWTRRR; translated from the coding sequence ATGGAGTTATCAGATCGCGATGCATTGCTCATGCTCACGATGGTCTCCGGCCTCGCGCCGCTACCGACGCGACGTGCGCTGGAAGCAATGGGTTCCGCACAGGCAGTCCTTAGCGCCCGGCCGGGACAACTCGCCGAAGCCGCGATGATCAAGCATTCCGCAGCACAACGCATCACGGATCAGATCCGGGAGTTGATGACTGATGGTTCGCTCGATCGTGAAAAGGAATTGGTCGAACAGCGGAATGTGAAACTCATTACGCTCGATGATGAAAACTATCCCCGACTGTTGCGTCATATACCTGATCCGCCGCCGGTACTCTTTGTAAGAGGTCGATTTGATCCGACCGATGCGCTGGCATTGGCTGTTGTCGGTTCCAGGCGGTGCAGCCAGTACGGGCGCGAACAGGCTGATCGTCTATCGTCACTCTGTGTCAGTGCGGGACTGTGCATCGTCAGTGGCGGGGCGTATGGAGTAGATGCTGCCGCTCACCGTGCGGCACTTCGTGCGGGCGGTCGGACGATTGCCGTGATAGGCAGCGGACTGGCAAATCCGTATCCCGCTGAACACAGCGAATTGTTTGATGAAATTGCCTCAGCTGATGGTGTACATGGCGCGGTGGTGAGTGAGTTACCCATGACCGCTCCGCCGATGAAGGAAAATTTTCCCGCGAGAAATCGCATCATCTCCGGTCTGTCGCTGGGGGTACTGGTGGTCGAGGCATCGTTGCGTTCCGGGGCACTGATTACAGCACGCATGGCGTCCGAGGACCACAATCGGGAAGTGATGGCTTTGCCCGGACGTGTGGATTCACCGACAGCCGCAGGTTGCCACAAATTGATTCGTGAAGGCTGGGCGACATTGGTCACTTGTGCGGCAGACATCCTCGATGCTCTGGGCCCTGCAGGGCAAACGCTCAAGGGAGCTGTTAGCGCACAATCGCCTGAGAGTCAGTCGGAAACGCTTTTCACACAGAATCTCACGGAGTCACAGCGACTGGTGATTGATGCACTGGCCGAGCCGCGTGATATGGACGAGATAGTCATTCATACCGGCTTACCCGTGGCGAAACTTCAGGCTGATCTGACAATGCTGCAAATACGCTCGCTGGTCACTCGCGAGGGAGGCCGGTGGACACGACGACGCTGA
- a CDS encoding response regulator: MPSNDSTTQQPGSIGNGKRKQLPELPRTILIAEDDFDLARSLAADLSELGFKILGPASNGQAAIDIARNERPDLALLDIRMPVLDGLAAAETLYAKMDIPIVILSAHNDEPCLQASVRYGVFGYLLKPVSTEQLRVTLVISWGRYCEHRRIANELEEIKLRFEQRKVIEKAKGILMKTMGLSEEDAMRTLQKQARDSRRPMFDLAQELLNAQSSVNKPQEGSGPTQK; encoded by the coding sequence ATGCCGTCCAATGATTCAACAACTCAGCAGCCCGGATCAATCGGCAACGGTAAACGGAAACAGCTACCGGAACTGCCTCGCACCATCCTGATCGCCGAAGACGATTTCGACTTGGCGCGAAGCCTTGCGGCAGACCTGAGTGAACTGGGATTCAAAATCCTTGGCCCCGCATCCAATGGGCAGGCTGCCATCGATATAGCACGGAATGAACGGCCTGATTTAGCACTGCTCGATATCCGCATGCCGGTACTCGATGGGCTTGCCGCCGCCGAGACGCTTTACGCAAAGATGGATATCCCGATTGTCATCCTCAGTGCCCACAACGATGAACCCTGTCTCCAAGCGAGTGTGAGATACGGTGTGTTTGGTTATCTGCTCAAACCAGTGAGCACCGAGCAATTGCGGGTTACACTGGTGATTTCGTGGGGTCGATATTGCGAGCATCGAAGGATTGCGAACGAGCTTGAGGAGATCAAGCTGAGGTTCGAGCAACGAAAAGTCATCGAGAAAGCCAAGGGAATCCTCATGAAGACCATGGGGCTTTCGGAGGAGGATGCGATGCGCACACTTCAAAAGCAGGCTAGAGATTCACGCAGGCCGATGTTTGATTTGGCGCAGGAATTATTGAACGCGCAAAGCTCAGTGAACAAGCCTCAGGAGGGAAGCGGTCCGACACAGAAATGA